GAAAGCTCCATCATTTACGGCCGTGATCTCTCGAGACACGGAGAGGTAATCAACACGTGTCGCCATGTTATCTGTGCGCGTGATTTTCAggcggagaaaaaaatcgcgGCAAAAAAACTCCACAAGGAATACCTTCCCATTGACGGTTCCGCGGACTTCTGTTTAAACAGCGTCAAGCTGGTGTTGGGAGATGATTCCGAGCTGATAAAGCAGGGGCGAGTAAGCggtgatatttattttattaaggGGGCGAGGATATCGATCTGAAGAATGAGAATGGATTTTAAAGGGTTATAATTAGTCAGGAGGCCGAAAAAACGCGATTTTCAAAGGATTCTTTATGAAGagacgtttcaattttttattataaaaatttatacatgtacTGTGGTAACATTGAGCTTCgttctcatattttttatttctaaacaTATACAACGACTTTCATAGCTGATATAACCGATCTTCGGGAGCACCTCTAAAAAAAGGCGTCTTGCGGTGAGCGAGATATCTCTGGAATGGATCAtccgatgaaaaaaacaaaaaagactCGGTCAATACAAGGTAGTACCTGGTCTTTAATCGAAGGAAtaagcaaaatattaatttttaacaaaacggcgacttttaaaataaaaattgcgatttttcataaaaaatttcgcctTAGCTTGATTACAAAACGGAAAATATTTACTGGCGAAAAAAATCCTTCGAtcaaggaatgaaaaatatattcataaagcttgtgtaaaaatttgagactgaTCGGTTTAGccgttttcgaaaaatcttgctcaccgactttgaaaacattagttttgagaaaaacgcgatcaaagtttcaaattcaaacgAGCGCGTAACTTCGAGAAATTTTCTGTGCATATACTTGAATATTTGTAGGTACGTTACGAAAttggaattacaaaaaaaaaaaaaatacgaattttgATGGATCCTGACTAGGTATAACTTTTTAAAACTGTTTCTTGACTCCGTTGCAAAGCGGTAATATTTTTACCAGAGAACatcgattttcatttatccAGATTGCGGCGGTACAAGGAGTTGCCGGTATCGGAGCACTTCGCGTAtggttggaatttttttcaaaatttcacagagGCCCGAATGAGGTCTGGATCAGCGATCCAAGCTACGCTGCTCACGCGCCGATATTGGGGCATCTTGGACCGGTGAAAATGTACCGGTATTACAATTACGAAAAGAAATGCTTCGACTACGAGGGAGTTCTTCAAGACATATCGGTAACCGCATAGTCGTCAGCATTACGAAGATAGTTgctcaataaataaatgacaaaATCGTTTTATCACAAATTTCATAAAAGTATGAAAGTTTATTTCTCCCGCTGTTACAAGTGAGCGGAAACAAAAACGAAGCTAAGCTCTCGGATGAGTATAATAAGTCAGGTTCGGTTACCCGCCGTATTAGAAATGTGGAAATTTTTACCCCGAGACGAGAATAtcccaatttttcatttgcagaATATGCCCGAAGGGTCGATTATCCTGCTTCATCCGTCCGCGCACAACCCCAGCGGTGTGGATCCGAGCCCGGAACAATGGGCGGGAATTTCAAGGGCGATAAAAAGGGGGCGATTATTTCCACTGATCGATATGGCGTACCAGGGCTTGGCAAGTGGTAATAAGGAACATTGGATGCTTAAAAAAGTAACACCCAGTTTCTGACagttcaaagtttgaaaaacaaaatcctcGTTCTCGTGCTCCAGGCGACCTGGACGAGGACGCTACTTCCGTCAGGATTTTCGCTCGCGATGGCCACCAATTTGCACTCGTGCAGACCTATTCCAAGAACCTGGGACTTTACGGTGAGACAAGACATCGAATAAACTTCCCTAGACAGAAGCTTTCGAACCTTCCGTTCGACCCGTTGCACCGATACGAAGTGAACTTTTACCGTGATTCCACTCTCTCCAACATCAGGGCTGATtgatattttctcaaaaatccAGGAGAACGCGTCGGTTCCTTGAGCTTTGTCACTGCCAGTGCGGATGAAGCTGCCAGAGTGAGATCCCAGCTGAAGATCATCATTCGTACGATGTACTCCTGTCCCCCTGTAAACGGTGTACGGATTGCGAACGAGATCTTCACCGATCCAGATCTAAAAAGGCAGTGGATCAAGGACCTGAAGACCATGACAGACAGGATAAACTCCATTCGAAAGGCGCTCAAGAATGAGTTGGATAAAACCGGCACGAAACTTAACTGGGATCACGTTACCAATCAGATTGGAATGTTTTGTTTCACGGGAATGACTCCGGAACAGGTAATTGAGCAAGTTTGTGTACCCAAACAAAATTCGATCCAttggtattttttcttcccatgATCGTTCCTTTAACCGGTTTAGAGATGTTGCTTTGGTTTCTGTCTCTGAAACGGACTTCGGATCCTCTCAGTCGCTTTATACACCCGATCAATGAAACCGcaccgttttttttatttttattttttttcaggtcaAAAGAATGAGGGAGAAGTACAGTGTTTACGCATCGACAGACGGCCGGATATGTATGGCCGGTGTGAATTCCAGAAATGTTGAACTCGTTGCCAGAGCACTGCACGATGCTACAAAGTGAGGTCATTACGGCTGCTGCAGCTTGTAGAAGAATTTTAACAAAGATTTTGGGATTCACTGATATTATTATCTCCACGGATATGTACGGGCGTATTATAATGTGTCGCGACAATAATTCGAAGGcgaatgaatagaaaaaaaaaatttgtgtgcAAAACACCATTgcaatataaaaatgtttaattttccACTCGCACAAATGTCGCACTCGATTACATGCAATTTGCAGATTATTTCGCACGGAATAGATTCATCTACGTCGGATACAGtctgaaagaaatttctgaTTCCGACGATCTCAGGATTCCGTCGACATTCCACCCCAAAGCAGACTCCGACCTCCATTAGGGGCTGAACAAATAGCTTTTTTACGGTCCCGAAGTGTTTTGCCACCGAACAGGAGAAACCTCGAGATAAAATCTTGGCTTCTGGGGTGAAGGAGCCCTTTGTCTTTTCCCGATTCGTTTTCCTTCCAttgtgtgcatatatatatatatatatattaattttttctgttatttgtCAAGAAAGTTGCGTTAAGGGAAGAAACAGAATAGAATTGCCGTATCATTTTGCTGCTGGCGGTACAAACGGCGCGCCTTTTCAAACACGCTGTATTCacgatcgaaattttttagtcCTGTGGTATTCGAATCAATTGACAAGTGTGCAGGTAGCTGAGTAATTGTTTTCAAAGAATCATGTCACACCCTTACGCGACGCGAGCTGGTGGCGGGTACAACGGGAGAGGCGTCAAATGCTTTATCGGTCATTAAATTAATTAGATTACCCACACTGCAGCCGGCGATGATAAATTAAAAAGCTGACGTTTATGGCCTCCTTTGTATCTTCGACGAAAAGACGGCCTCCTGGCCCGCTACTCAGGTACGGCAATGTATACCTACATcgccccccctcccccccccccccctccctctccctATCCATCGGCAGGTATAGTAATCCTAAAATAGTGTAAAATACTGTTCTTAGCTCTTTAGACACGCTGCATTTTTTATCCTATTTTCTCTAACGTATTCTTGTTACTCAAAGGACGTAACCTCGATAATTAAAccgattttctttctcacgTATCCGACCACTTGACGCAGCTTAAGGTAAATTACCTTCGCAGTATGTATCGCTTAACTTTATAACCACGTCTACTCAATATGCTACACCTGTTTAATAAATCGCTTAACACATCACGTTGTTACCGGATCGTTACAGATTCAGGCACAGACTTGCCGATTTTAGATCATTTCCACTTgacgataatattttttagacATTTACATCGCATTACAGTTACATGCCGATCTCGGTGTGCATTGAATCAATAAACGGTAGATTATACTCAAAGTCGCTCATTTTCTGTAACCGATTGCCGATTTATATTGTTACTATTTAAGGTAAATTACCTTCTCAATATGTATCGCTTAGCTGTACCTGTTTAATAAATCGTTATATACGTCAAGTTGTTACCAGATCATCAAGGATTCAGAGACAAACTTGCCGATTTTCGATTATTTCCACTTgacgataatattttttagacATTTACATCGCATTACAGTTACATGCCGTCTTGGTATTCATTGAATCAATAAACAGTAGATTATACTCAAAATCGCTCATTTCTTATAACCGATTTCCGATTTATTACTATTTAAGGTGAATTACCTTCTCAATATGTATCGCTTAACTGTACCTGCTTAATAAATCGCTAAATACATTGAATTGTTATTAGATCATGAAGGATTTATGCATCGACTTGCCGATTTCCGGTTACTTACAATTGacgacgatatttttttaagacTATTTACCGATATTCACGATCTCAGTattcataaaataaataaacagtaGATTACGCTCAAAATCGCTAATTTTCTATCACCGATTTCCGATCTATATTGCTACTATTTCAATATTAGGATTTTATAACATTTATAGATACACGTGTCTTCATATTGCTCAAGTCAATCACAGTTCGGTTCTAATGAGATTGTACCCGAAATTGGTGATTTTTGTTATTACCGATCGCTGTTTTCTGATGACACTTGCCACTTGATTTTACCAAAATGCTGAGATGATTTTACCAAAACTTGGATAGTCCCGACCACCGATTCCGCTGGTATTCCCTGCATTATTCGAAGCAAATGACGTACATATATCCTTCGATGAATAATCATTGTCTGAAAGGTGATGATcaaattgggaaaaaaattatacgtcgGTGGTGCGAAGCGCCGATTTTCCGTCGGTGTTATCCTTTGCCGGGTGGAGGGCCTTTCAGGCGTAGAGGAACGTGTACAAAGGAAACTCGAAGGTGTGAAAGGTGTGAAAGGTTCGGCCCCCCAGGTGGCGGAGACCTAATCGCGGGCAGGCGGAAAACAAGTGTGATGAGTTGCCGGTTTTTCGGGTACGGGGGATCGGTGCGACTAAGAAAGGTGCCCGCCTTCCGAAAACTCTCTTATACGCCCCCagctttttatttaataacattAAACTGCAGCGTGCAGCATGGACGAGTCGAGCGGCGTACCGATTTCGCCGTATCGAGTGTCACGTGGTCGAATTTCCGACAAGATTTTACAAGGAAACGTTAAAAAACGTATCTGTAGATAACAATCggagtaaaataaaagtatgaTCGATTTTCAACCAATTTTAGACATCAATTTTACCGAATAATCGTCAACTGTTTAGTCTGAATGCAAAACAGGCGTTCAACTTTCTAAgcgaaagaaatatttattaacttTTTGTTCGAATATCCGGTTCTAAACGTGCTTCTaattgcatgaattttttcggattatttttataaatcctCGTACGACCGGCGCGCTCTAATTAGTTTAATAAATCGACACGCTTAGAGAGGCAGAGCGCAGTTATAAACAAGTAAAACGGTGACTTACCAAGACTGTAATAATTGGTCTCGGCAGTTTCGAGAGCGTAATCTGCGCCGatctaaaattttcacgagCACAAACGCACAgttgtacatataatacaatataacggacgattttttttcttgcttttatATCAGATGATTATATTAATACGGCCAAAGAACACCTCGTATCTTACACGTATCTATACCTATATCTACTACCCGGTATTCATAAATACACATGCCTACaataaatatgagaaatataCTTTACCGCAGCTGCCGTATAAACGAGACAGATGAAATCTCGATCTACGAAATAGCAAAATGAGGCTTAGAAATTAATGTAAATTACACACAAGCAGGCTACTGGTTATGCAGATCAAAACGCGGCTGCCGCGATCTGTCGTTTCTGTGTTGGCTCTTTTCCGCTAAGACTTTCGCGAGTAAAAGAGCGCCcgcacaagaaaaaaaaaaaaaaactgactgAACCGATTTCGAGTTGAGGTTATTTTGATCTCGTACAGATTAATCAGAGCGTTTTTACATGGaactgtaaatatttattatcgcGGGAGATAagaggggtaaaaaaaaaaaaaaaaaaacagaatgcAAGCGAAACGTGAGAGCCTTTCATAACAAATCAAAGTTTGCGGTGAAAAATGTTGgtcaaataaaaatctgcTCCTGGTTCTTATTCGGCGAGAAATCGGCGGTGCCGATTTACGTGTTGCTAATGGCTGGTATAATGAATTTTCGGTTATGCAGGTTGTAGGTGTGtgtaatgtatatatgtatacatagatgtGAAGGCTTGTGTGCCAATAAAATTGTGGAATCGATTTCACCGCAGTGTGGATTAGTGTGAGGAACGCTTAACGCGACTACGGGGGAATGGGAGAACGCGGAGGTGCCGCAGCGGAGAAGATCGGTATAAGAAACGACTTGCGAGAGCCACCGCACTAAACAGACGCACCACGTataatttatgaattattattttgtagtATAATGTCTGCCGAGCTCGCTTGCTCGTTCAACTCTCCCCGTACCCTACCTACACATCTTTGCCGCGGCAAAGAACAGGCGCGAGAGAGACGAGccgagagggagagagaaatcGACGGACTGGCAGTGGCGTACATGCTTCGTTCCATcctcatggaaaaaaaaaaaaacacatctcACCTCACGCCAAATCCTTCGCGGACTTTGTCTTGGCAatatagggaaaaaaaaattgtaaatataagatgtatatacacaagtatcaaaaaaaaatcactcaatAACGATTTGTAAACTCTGTAATTAGTCGTCGGAATTGGATACACGAGAATTGAGTCTAAATAATTATGACCTTCGTACCTGTCTGTGGATGTGGActataaacgaaaaaaaaaatcggtcatCGCGAAGGCTTAAGAAGAAATCGGCGACAAATCGTTGAGGAGAAgactgaattttatttaattttttacgattttattGAGTACGTTATATCCGgttatgaataattatttttaaaaattgaacgcTTACCGATTTTCTTAGCACAACGGGAAATGTGTAAAAGAGAACATCAGCAAATGTTCATAAGATCCTGGAATTTTCAGTTTGAAGGAATTCGACAAAGGttggataaaaaatgtcaatttccGAAGTGAAAACCACAGCTGCGGTGGATCAAAAGGATGATCGGTGCTTACGGATGGATGGAGGGATAAAAAATCGTCAGGGGATCGATTCCCCGGGATATGACGCCGCTGCGGGTGCTTCGGCAACGAGGCATGGACCGGGCCTGGGGTATCCTATAATCACGAGTAACTCAGCCACATTTGCGTTGATCCGACACCTTAAAGATAGCATTTAGCGGCCCCTTTCATCTCCGCGGCAAACAAACCAATTTATACCACAGGCCGCTTTGTGCTCGGGGAGGGCGTGCCCGAAGCCCGAACTACGAGAGCCTCTTCTTCGTCGACCGGGGGAGGATCTTCCTCCTTTTACTCGGCCAAACGCGCCTCCGTGGCTTCGACGATCATACCTAGACACACGTATGCGGACGGAGCTGACCCACGTTTACATGCATCAACAGCGTCAACCCGATAGTcttgaaaaatatccaaaGCCTTGCTATTCGTGCTGCAAAGCCCACGACACATTAGCAGACCACACTTCGTGCCGATTCTTTGGGACCCGAAGTTGACAAGCTTGTGCGTCACGCAAATTTGTTCCATGTGACACAGTCTCGagtatttttcttcgtaatcATTGCCGATTTTTTGGCGATTCGTCAAGATCGGTATCGATAACAACTAACCGATGATgactgaaacttttttaaactCAAAAACTTGCGACGGTCCAGAATTTCGAACAACACCGCTCATGATCGGTAATAAATCGGCGAGAAATGACATTCGTTCACACTTCAAGTCCAGGCTCAACTCCGAAATTAAGGCCAAGCAGTTTTCTTTAAGACCGAGTTACGAGGATCCGACGTCTAGCTAATCACCGATGTACGATCCTGTACGATCCTTATATGAATTTTGGTGCCACGATGTCGTATTCAAGGATTAGCATGCGCGGTATTCAGCCCGACGTCCTACCGTAAACCAAAAATAATCCGTGAACGGTATTCGGTTAAATAAATATCtccaaaagttttttgtttctccttTCACTTTGGTTCGGCCCGTTTTTTCACCCCGTTAATGTGTGTAGTTATGTTTTATCCACAAAACTGACTCGGGAACGAGGTAATGGAAGGGAGTCATGGTTAGATATGGGAAAAAACGTTGTATCCGACACGATTTcgtccttttcttcttcttcttcttcttcttcggcttctccttctctcctccTCTCGGGGTGAGGAACGAGCGGTTTTCGGGTTCTGCCATAACGCTCGGTCCACCTAGTATGCATCCTGCACACTTAGCCTCGCGCACAGATTCGGCCGTTCCACTAACTCCACAACAAATTGGGAGTGGCGGCCCTCCGAGGCACGGCATGGCGAGGCAACCAACCACTTTAAGGCCGTATAAGCCCTTTCTTGTTTCCCGACGCTACCATACACGTACACCACGCCGCGTCCAAGGCGAAGAGTGAGGTTTACGAGGCGTTCGGAATTGTTGAAATATCTCTGCAGGGAGAGCACCGATGCCGATCCTGACGGGGAGCAGAACCGCGAAGAAGAGGATCCACCTCACACCCTTCCTGCGCAGGAGCGGCAAGGCTCGTTCGGAGATCGGTAATAGTGCTCGACGAACTAACTGCCGGACGATCAAGACTTTTCTAAAGTCGTCAGCTTGGCCAAGGTATTCAATTGTATACTCGACTGATCGATCTTTTacagaaattatgaaaaaatttattgcggAATATAAAGCGTTGAGAGGAATCccaaaaaagattttttaattgacCCGATTTCACCTGCGGTGAAGTCTTGAGGATACCGGTTTAATCACTGTAAGACCGATCTTAGGAAACTATTCGTGTACAACCGAAGTAAGTATCGGAGATAATTACATATCCAGACGATTCGATCACGGTGAGGAGATCGGTTCGTCTCTCGCCTGCCATGAAATCACTTTCGCGCATTAAACCAAAGTCAAATATATATTGACGTTAATTGGTAAATTAACCGATTCTCCTCTTTTCCTATAGTATATGCTGGTACATACGGTTATGGGTATATGGACGGAGGGATGGAGATCCAGCTAGCGGCGGGAATTGCGTGTCGATGATTTGGCTCCGTTTTATCGTCTAAATTACATTCGGTTTGAAAGCATCCTCTTGATATTCATTCACAAGTCATTCGGAGAATATAATCGCATGTATGTAGCCTCGCTGAAAGATCGGTTGGGAAATCGACGTGGCCGGTTTGAATGCGTCGGGAATACATGTATTTCTTCACAAATTGGCCGTAAAATCGGTTAAGAAATCGgtagttgaaagaaaaaacctgTGTATTCGATATCAATTATTAGGTATATAACGATATCCATCAGAATCGATTTATGACTAATCTAATTGATCAAATACTTACTATGGAACCCGtgccattttcaaaaattcgagaTTTCTTGAAGATTGAACATATATTTTCACCGGCCAGAGGGTTGGTCCCTTGGCTCGAATATTTGAGAGCCGGTGAAGAATCCGCAGCTTGGTTTCGCCGGCAAGCGTTCGTCGAATCCGTTTCTAATTTCATTTCCGATCAGTTCGGGTGGATCGGACCTGTTGCAATCGATCCTCGGATCGGCGATACTGTCCGGATGTTGGCGAAGTTTGCCGACGGTGAAGCGAAGCGAACATAGAATGCTTGCGTCAGTCCCGTCGCGGGGTGGTCTTCGCTCTTTCCAAAAGAAATGGGACCGcgggagagagcgagagagaggtCCGAAGGATCGTCAGTCACGGGCccaatttcaaatcgattagCCCGCCGAACTGCGGGAAATATAAGGGAATGAATAGTGGGTCCCGGCGAGAGAAGGACAGAGGGTGACCATCTTCAAGGTGAAGAGTCTACCAAACTGTACCAGGGTCACGGTTGCCTACCGAGGTATACACCGCAAGGATCCGAAGTGAAAAACTGCTTGTCGGTGGTCCCTGGGAATTTCTTTGCGAAGCATTGTTTGCTCGGCTCAAAACCGGGCCCCCCACTATCCACGAACCGTACAAATATCGGTCTATGTGTATGGATCTATTTATTTACCTCTGTATTATACgtttacaaatatttgtttgtAAGTAGTTTCATTCTTTTGTCGTGGTCGATGCTCCAGCTACGCACAGGACAGGATTGTCACAGATATTCTAAAATCGTTATGCCGAATGGAAAGCCTGAAGTTAACTCCTGGTGTTCCCAACAATAAGCTGCGGTTCGATCACCCCTCCGCACGCGACGTTGCAGTCAACGACACTCCTCGTGTAATCCGATTTACGCCGATTTTATGCTTTTGCGATTTTAGTCACTTTTAAACAGCTGGCTCAACGAGTTATAACATGCTTGAATAATCGCACTTCAATTTGTGGATAGATAAGGAGTCGGTTGGAAGAGAAATCGGTTGAAAATCGGTGGAAAAATCGGCAAAGAAACGATATGTGGATTGAAGTTTCGACTTTGTAACGAGGGTTCGATAAGCGGCGGAGCGAGCTTGACGTGTGAAAAAATCGGCAGTATAAAATACCGATGCATGCATAAAATCCGGTTCAACGACGCAATGACAAAGCGAAATTCTCTCGCGACGTGCAGGTTGTCGTTATCGGTGCAATTGCATTAATAtatcattataataattttaatcaatcaGTCGGTGGTGAGGGGTGGAAGAGGGGGAGAGGATGTGTCTAACAAGACACGTTTACCTCGTCACTCGTCACGCAAGATATACGAGTGGTCGAgttgaacatttaaaaaagaaagcgtaattgtatatgtatatacgatgCAGGGGGATCTCGTTGCCTGGGAGTTCTCGACTCGTGATTGTGACGATATGAAAGGAGGGCTAAGTGAAGGAATCGGCGTGCAGGTTACAAGTTAGGGAACAGAATGGGGCGCAGTACAATAGAAGAACAAATTTGTTC
The Neodiprion fabricii isolate iyNeoFabr1 chromosome 5, iyNeoFabr1.1, whole genome shotgun sequence genome window above contains:
- the LOC124182436 gene encoding aspartate aminotransferase, mitochondrial-like isoform X2 encodes the protein MLKIGEAYNQDPNTDKVDLSAGVYRDELGQPWVLPCVRQAEKKIAAKKLHKEYLPIDGSADFCLNSVKLVLGDDSELIKQGRIAAVQGVAGIGALRVWLEFFSKFHRGPNEVWISDPSYAAHAPILGHLGPVKMYRYYNYEKKCFDYEGVLQDISNMPEGSIILLHPSAHNPSGVDPSPEQWAGISRAIKRGRLFPLIDMAYQGLASGDLDEDATSVRIFARDGHQFALVQTYSKNLGLYGERVGSLSFVTASADEAARVRSQLKIIIRTMYSCPPVNGVRIANEIFTDPDLKRQWIKDLKTMTDRINSIRKALKNELDKTGTKLNWDHVTNQIGMFCFTGMTPEQVKRMREKYSVYASTDGRICMAGVNSRNVELVARALHDATK
- the LOC124182436 gene encoding aspartate aminotransferase, mitochondrial-like isoform X1, giving the protein MKDKSSPWWNHVEAGPPDLMLKIGEAYNQDPNTDKVDLSAGVYRDELGQPWVLPCVRQAEKKIAAKKLHKEYLPIDGSADFCLNSVKLVLGDDSELIKQGRIAAVQGVAGIGALRVWLEFFSKFHRGPNEVWISDPSYAAHAPILGHLGPVKMYRYYNYEKKCFDYEGVLQDISNMPEGSIILLHPSAHNPSGVDPSPEQWAGISRAIKRGRLFPLIDMAYQGLASGDLDEDATSVRIFARDGHQFALVQTYSKNLGLYGERVGSLSFVTASADEAARVRSQLKIIIRTMYSCPPVNGVRIANEIFTDPDLKRQWIKDLKTMTDRINSIRKALKNELDKTGTKLNWDHVTNQIGMFCFTGMTPEQVKRMREKYSVYASTDGRICMAGVNSRNVELVARALHDATK